One genomic window of Glycine soja cultivar W05 chromosome 9, ASM419377v2, whole genome shotgun sequence includes the following:
- the LOC114368359 gene encoding transcription factor bHLH130-like yields MTGLKRFRDEDVKPFSGLNAPESQNEIRGQQPSSSALAHQLSLPNTSAEMTAIEKFLQLSDFVPSKIRAKRGCATHPRSIAEKSGGGLVEFAVAKKNILINATLGGVGHYALHRPIVN; encoded by the exons ATGACAGGTCTGAAGAGATTTAGAGATGAAGATGTGAAACCATTTTCTGGTTTAAATGCACCTGAAAGTCAG AATGAAATTAGAGGCCAACaaccttcttcttctgcttTGGCTCATCAATTGAGTTTGCCAAACACTTCTGCAGAAATGACAGCCATTGAGAAGTTTCTTCAACTCTCGGATTTTGTTCCTAGCAAAATTCGTGCCAAGCGGGGCTGTGCCACTCACCCTAGAAGCATTGCAGAGAAG AGTGGTGGAGGATTGGTCGAGTTTGCTGTTGCTAAGAAAAACATTTTGATCAATGCTACATTAGGTGGTGTAGGTCACTATGCACTCCATAGGCCTATTGTAAATTAA
- the LOC114368360 gene encoding tripeptidyl-peptidase 2-like — MLFRPGHIERRYIEVPHGASWAEVTMKTSAVPTAKTFEMGDFCKFSFSAAKSFSFRVVSSQTLELVISQFWPSGTGSHETASVDFEVVLHGIKVNEEEVILDGSDAPVRIDAETLLVFEELAPVALLNKIRVPYRPINSKIIALSTDRDKLPSGKQILALTLNYKIKLEDGAQIKPHIPLLNDRIYETKFESQFYMISDSNKHVYSIGDAYPSSSNLPKGEYILQLYLRYMFLSEHKPWMRVCILVCFNWSFL; from the exons aTGTTATTCCGGCCAG GCCATATAGAAAGGAGATACATAGAAGTGCCGCATGGTGCATCTTGGGCTGAAGTAACGATGAAAACATCAG CTGTGCCCACTGCGAAGACCTTTGAAATGGGAGACTTCtgtaaattttccttctctgcTGCCAAAAGCTTTTCCTTTAGGGTAGTAAGCAGTCAGACATTGGAACTAGTCATTTCTCAGTTTTGGCCTAGCGGTACAGGGAGTCATGAGACTGCGAGTGTGGATTTTGAG GTTGTTTTGCACGGGATAAAAGTCAATGAAGAAGAAGTTATACTTGATGGTAGTGACGCCCCTGTCAGGATTGATGCTGAAACTCTACTGGTATTTGAGGAACTTGCACCAGTGGCACTTCTAAACAAG ATTAGGGTTCCATATCGACCAATAAATTCTAAGATTATTGCACTTTCAACAGATCGTGACAAACTTCCTTCTGGAAAGCAGATACTGGCACTGACTTTGAA CTACAAGATCAAATTAGAAGATGGAGCTCAAATAAAACCTCACATACCTTTGCTAAATGACCGGATATATGAAACTAAATTTGAGTCTCAATTTTATATGATTTCTGACTCCAATAag CATGTATATTCAATTGGAGACGCATATCCAAGCTCTTCTAATCTTCCCAAAGGAGAATATATTTTACAGTTATATTTGAGGTACATGTTTCTTTCTGAGCATAAACCCTGGATGAGAGTGTGCAtacttgtttgtttcaattGGAGCTTTCTATAG
- the LOC114368361 gene encoding uncharacterized protein LOC114368361, whose amino-acid sequence MQFVWVPYAGHVEMNLSQVCFFGSVLWTCIIPLICFQKVEWHQPDRVMRQFGMQQPISGPVMQPNNIHDLTLKGKEGKSWMRLMQPALNEWNSRYERRVEQTPPQTGTLSLNSEYMRWYRRKTKVYVDPKHARRGLLGEIAETLHFMVSPVGRRVCTFDDLLPCIEKITLLSEEEDRILEAHEDAPPSQSQFEHQQFNILRQSVETRGLARRREIVDATTYSLPPMPERQHGMYFTPPAFTQEPSQMPPMYSYPHDFQPGYSFAGIFGSSPSSTGTPSFTQSGQVSTPNAPLAGPWNVPGDIPDMDDLLGVDLRHDFSVEADQVDERANPRRRNPDRAARNWDRPCGTSSRHHRHSDD is encoded by the exons atgcAGTTTGTATGGGTCCCTTATGCTGGACATGTGGAAATGAATTTGAGTCaagtttgtttttttgggtCTGTATTATGGACATGTATCATACcacttatttgttttcaaaaagtggAATGGCACCAGCCGGATAGAGTCATgagacaatttggaatgcaGCAACCTATTTCGGGACCAGTAATGCAACCCAACAACATACATGACTTGACATTAAAgggaaaggaaggaaaaagtTGGATGCGACTAATGCAACCCGCGCTTAATGAATGGAATAGTCGCTATGAAAGGAGAGTAGAGCAAACACCGCCACAAACAGGGACGCTCAGTCTGAACTCTGAATATATGAGGTGGTACAGGCGTAAAACAAAAGTTTATGTCGACCCAAAACATGCAAGAAGAGGACTATTG GGTGAAATCGCCGAAACACTACATTTTATGGTGTCGCCTGTTGGGAGAAGGGTTTGTACTTTTGACGATTTACTGCCATGTATCGAGAAGATCACTCTTTTGTCTGAGGAAGAGGATAGGATACTTGAGGCACATGAAGATGCTCCCCCTTCTCAGTCACAATTTGAACATCAACAGTTTAATATACTACGGCAAAGTGTGGAGACTCGAGGCTTAGCGCGACGTCGGGAAATTGTTGATGCAACAACGTATAGTTTGCCTCCGATGCCAGAACGACAACATGGAATGTATTTCACACCGCCGGCATTCACCCAAGAACCGTCTCAGATGCCGCCGATGTATTCATACCCACATGATTTTCAACCAGGGTATAGTTTTGCAGGCATATTTGGGTCCTCTCCTTCTTCAACAGGAACTCCTTCATTTACCCAAAGTGGTCAAGTATCGACCCCAAATGCCCCACTTGCTGGTCCGTGGAATGTACCTGGAGATATACCCGACATGGATGACTTATTAGGGGTCGATTTACGTCATGATTTCTCTGTCGAGGCTGACCAAGTGGATGAAAGGGCGAATCCTagaagaagaaatcctgatAGGGCAGCTAGAAATTGGGACCGGCCATGTGGGACTTCGTCGCGGCATCACAGACATAGTGATGATTGA